From the genome of Streptomyces sp. NBC_01304:
GCGCCCACGAGGCGTCCGCCGCGACGGTGAAGGCGTCGAAGAGCAGCACCACGGAGTTGGCACCCGCGTCCTGGTGCCCGACGCTGCGCTCGCCGAGGTAGCTGGCCCTGCCCTTGCGGGCCTGCATCGGCTCGGTGGCGTCGGCGCCCGCCCGGGCCGCCGCACGGGCCGCGTCGAGGGCCCCGGTCACCGGCGTACCGGCGGCCAGTTCCCTGTCCAGGGCGTCCAGGGCGGGCAGCAGCGCGTCGAGCAGGGTCGCGTCGCCGGGTGCGGCGCCGCCCAGCTTGCCGACCGCCTCGGCGCCCGCCCGCAGGGACGCCGCCAACTGCGCGCCGGATACCGCAGGTTCGGCCCCGAGCCGCTTGCCGGTGCGGCGCAGCGCCATGCCGAAGAGCGGTCCTGACGCGCCGCCGACGGAGTTGGTGAGGGTGGTGCCGGCCAGGCCCAGGAGCTCGCCGGGGGTGGCCGGCGACGCCTGGTCGGCCGCGGCGCGGGCGGCGCCGAAGCCCCGCACCATGTTGGCGCCGTGGTCGCCGTCGCCGATCGCCGCGTCGAGGGCGGTCAGCCGGGCCCCGTCGCGCGCGAAGAGCTCGGAGGCGGCGGCGAGCCAGCGGCCGAAGTAGGCGGCGTCGAGGACGAGTTCGGAGGAGGGGTGCGCAGTCACGGGACTGTACTTCCTGTCTTCCTGGAGAGGGGAGGGTGTCAGGATCGGGGGTGGGCGGTCGGGGAGGCGCCGGGCCTCAGGCGCCCCAGCGCAGCGACGGCGTGTGCACGGGCGCGTCCCACAGCCGCAGCATCTGCTCGTCGGCGCGGCACACCGTGATCGTGCAGCCGGCCATGTCGAGGCTGGTGACGTAGTTGCCGACGAGGGAGCGGGCGACGGCGATGCCGCGGGCGGCGAGGATGCGCTCGACCTCGGCGCGTACGACGTACAGCTCGATCGGCGGGGTCGCGCCGAGGCCGTTGACGAGGACGATCACCGGGGCTCCGGCGGCCTCGGGAAGGTCCTCGAGGATGGCGTCGAGCATGATCTCGGCGGTCTCGGCGGCGGTGGTCAACCGGGCACGGCGGCGGCCGGGTTCGCCGTGGATGCCCACGCCGATCTCGACCTCGTCCGGGCCGAGTTCGAAGTTGGGGGCGCCGTTGGCGGGCGTGGTGCAGGAGGACAGGGCCACGCCGAAGCTGCGGCTGTGCTCGTTCACCTTGCGGGCCAGCGCGGCGACCTCGGCGAGCGGTGCGCCGGTCTCGGCGAGGGCGCCCGCAAGCTTCTCCACGAACAGGGTGGCGCCGGTGCCCCGGCGACCCGCGCCCTCGCCGCGGGCGACGGCCACGTCGTCGTCGACCACGACGGTCTCGACCTTGATGCCTTCGTCGTCGGCGTCCTCGGCGGCCATGCCGAAGTTGAGGATGTCGCCGGTGTAGTTCTTCACGATGTGCAGCACACCGGCGCCCGAGTCGATCGCCGCGGTGGCCGATCCGATCCGGTCCGGCACCGGGGAGGTGAAGACGGGGCCCGCGACGGCGGCGTCCAGCATGCCGCGGCCGACGAAGCCGGCGTGCAGGGGCTCGTGGCCGCTGCCGCCGCCGGAGAGGATGCCGACCTTGCCGGGGACCTTGCCGCCGGCCCGGGTGACGATGCCTGCCTCGGCGTCCACGGTCAGTTCGGGGTGGCTGACCGCCATGCCCCGCAGCGCATCGGCGACCACGGTCTCCGGGGTGTTGATGAGCTTCTTCACGGCGGGCCTCTCCTCGAATTGAATACCAAATAGAAATGCCGACGGCACGGAAAGCAATATCTCTTCCCATGCCCCCGCACCAGCAGTGCCTTTACGTGAAAATTACGCGAACGGCAGGGCGCGTACAGGGGTCTTTGGTCCCGCAAAATCACGCAGAAGGGCCCGGGTTCACGCACGTTAGCGCAGCTCGTGAGCGATGTGTAAGAAATCTCGGCCACCCCGCCCGACCTACCCACCCAGCCCGAATTTCCAGAATTTCGAAATTCACAATTCCTGTGGCACACTCCGGTCAACGCCATCGGATCACCATTCGGAGGCGCTTCGCCAGATCTTCCGCTATTTCTTCAGCGAAGCAGGAATAGGCCGCCGCCGCGGCCTTATGAGGAGGTCCCGTCATGAACACCGTCGCCACCCGCATGATGATCAGCCCGCCCAAGTACGTTCAGGGCGCCGGCGCCATGCAGCAGCTGGGCGACCACCTCTCGCGCCTGGGTGAGAACGCCGTCGTGCTCGCCGACAAGGGCGTCTGGGGCTTCGTCGACGAGACGGTCACGAACTCCCTGTCCGCGGCCGGGGTCAAGCTCACCAAGGAGACGTTCGGCGGACTGTGCACACAGCGGGAGATCGACCGGATCACCGCCGTCGCCAAGGCGGCCGGGGCGGACGTCGTCGTGGGCATCGGCGGCGGCACGGCCATCGACACCGCGAAGGCCGTCGGCCACGCCTGCGGCGACATCGCGGTGGTGAGCGCCCCGACCGTCGCCTCGACGGACGCGCCGACCAGCGCCCTCGCCGTGATCTATACCGAGGAAGGCGCCTTCGAGCGCTATTCGTTCTTCACCCGCAACCCGAACCTGGTCCTGGTCGACACGGCCCTGGTCGCGGGCGCCCCCAGCCGGTTCATCGTCTCCGGCATGGGTGACGCGCTCGCCACCTGGTACGAGGCGCGGGTCTGCGTCGCCGCCAACCGGACCGCGATGGCCGGCGGCCTCGCCACCGAGGCGTCCCTGAGCCTTGCGCGGCTCTGCTGGGAGACGCTCATGGAGTACGGACCGCAGGCCAGGCTCGCCGCCGAACAGCACGTCGTCACCCCGGCGTTGGAGAAGATCACGGAGGCCAACACGCTGCTGTCCGGCCTCGGCTTCGAGAGCTGCGGCCTGGCCGCCGCGCACGGCATCCACAACGGTCTGACCGTCTCGCACCATGTGCACGGCATGATGCACGGCGAGAAGGTCAACATCGGCACCCTCGCCCAGCTGGTCCTGGAGGGCGCCCCCACCGACGAGTTGGAGACCTACCTCCGCTTCAGCCGGGAGGTCGGCCTGCCCACCACACTCGCCGAGATCGGCCTGGTGGACCCGGACCGCGAGGAGCTCCTCGCGATCGGCCGCGCCTCGACCGCCGAGGGCGAGACGACGCACAACATGCCCTTCCCGGTGACGCCGGGCATGGTGGCCGACGCGCTGATCGCGGGGGACGCGTACGCCCGCGCGTACGCCAAGAAGCACTCCCACTAAGAACGCCGCGGGCGCCGTCCGAGGCGCGGCATCACGGGCACCCGCCCGAGCAGCAACCTACGGGCCACGCCCGGCCGTTCGGCGGCGACGCCCGGCACCTCCCCGTCGAGGTCCGGGCGTTTTGCCATTCCTCACAGCGATCCGAGCCCCTGGGCAATCGCCCGCCCGGTCTCCCGCGCCGTGAGATACGGCCGTACGTCATGCGCCTTGGCGCCATTGTGGATCCGGACATCCTTGACACGGTCCCCGAACCTCGAACCGAGCTCCTTCACCAGCGGGACCACATCGCCCTTGTCAGCGACGTTGACCCAGCGTTTCACGGACGCGGGCCAGCGCCCGCGGCCGCCGGCGGGGGCCGGCACCAGCCGGTCGAAGACCAAGTTGCGTACACCCAGGGG
Proteins encoded in this window:
- the dhaK gene encoding dihydroxyacetone kinase subunit DhaK — protein: MKKLINTPETVVADALRGMAVSHPELTVDAEAGIVTRAGGKVPGKVGILSGGGSGHEPLHAGFVGRGMLDAAVAGPVFTSPVPDRIGSATAAIDSGAGVLHIVKNYTGDILNFGMAAEDADDEGIKVETVVVDDDVAVARGEGAGRRGTGATLFVEKLAGALAETGAPLAEVAALARKVNEHSRSFGVALSSCTTPANGAPNFELGPDEVEIGVGIHGEPGRRRARLTTAAETAEIMLDAILEDLPEAAGAPVIVLVNGLGATPPIELYVVRAEVERILAARGIAVARSLVGNYVTSLDMAGCTITVCRADEQMLRLWDAPVHTPSLRWGA
- a CDS encoding glycerol dehydrogenase, whose protein sequence is MNTVATRMMISPPKYVQGAGAMQQLGDHLSRLGENAVVLADKGVWGFVDETVTNSLSAAGVKLTKETFGGLCTQREIDRITAVAKAAGADVVVGIGGGTAIDTAKAVGHACGDIAVVSAPTVASTDAPTSALAVIYTEEGAFERYSFFTRNPNLVLVDTALVAGAPSRFIVSGMGDALATWYEARVCVAANRTAMAGGLATEASLSLARLCWETLMEYGPQARLAAEQHVVTPALEKITEANTLLSGLGFESCGLAAAHGIHNGLTVSHHVHGMMHGEKVNIGTLAQLVLEGAPTDELETYLRFSREVGLPTTLAEIGLVDPDREELLAIGRASTAEGETTHNMPFPVTPGMVADALIAGDAYARAYAKKHSH